A stretch of [Clostridium] innocuum DNA encodes these proteins:
- a CDS encoding sigma-70 family RNA polymerase sigma factor: protein MFTTIFEVLSNALCYVGYIRSNSFQQPLDKEEEARCISLLSERDEEARNKLIEHNLRLVAHIVKKYDIKKEQTEDLISIGTIGLIKAVDSFKPEKGHKLTTYASKCIENEILMYLRSSKNYFQNVSLNEPIATDKDGSEITLIDAISSPEDSSIIDDMIVEDNIARLKRYIHVLDARELEIITKRFGLYGQEEETQREIARQLHISRSYVSRIEKRAFMKIYREFQKEEKRKERLRQNKEKE, encoded by the coding sequence CCAATGCGTTATGCTATGTGGGCTACATCCGCAGCAATTCCTTTCAGCAGCCGCTGGACAAGGAGGAGGAGGCGCGCTGTATCTCCTTGCTGAGCGAGCGCGATGAGGAAGCCAGAAACAAGCTGATTGAACACAATCTGCGTCTGGTTGCTCACATCGTAAAGAAATATGATATCAAAAAGGAACAAACGGAGGATCTGATCAGCATCGGTACCATCGGACTCATTAAGGCAGTGGATTCCTTTAAACCGGAGAAGGGACATAAGCTGACAACCTATGCCTCCAAATGTATTGAAAATGAAATCCTGATGTATCTGCGCAGCAGTAAAAACTATTTTCAAAACGTTTCATTAAACGAACCGATTGCCACAGACAAGGATGGCAGTGAGATAACTCTGATTGATGCCATTTCCTCACCGGAGGATAGCAGCATTATCGATGATATGATCGTGGAGGATAACATCGCGCGTTTAAAACGTTATATCCATGTTCTGGATGCAAGAGAGCTTGAAATTATCACCAAGCGCTTTGGTCTGTACGGGCAGGAGGAGGAAACACAGCGGGAAATCGCCAGACAGCTGCATATCTCACGCTCCTATGTTTCCCGAATCGAAAAGCGTGCCTTTATGAAAATTTACCGGGAGTTTCAAAAGGAAGAAAAACGCAAGGAGCGTCTGCGTCAAAACAAGGAGAAGGAGTAG